Genomic DNA from Oreochromis aureus strain Israel breed Guangdong linkage group 2, ZZ_aureus, whole genome shotgun sequence:
CAAGCACAGTTGTGCTGAAGGCCTCCAGGTCACATCGTGTTACTCGTATGAATGCAGTTAAACAGTATAAGGAAAGTAACACCAGGGAAATTCAAATTACAGTTATCTAGATAGAGATATTTggcaataaagttgaattgctTTTGACATTGAATAAAACAAATCTATAAGTTCTTCAGACTGTAATCGTGTTCACTATAGAGCAGCAGTGCAATTTCATTTATCAGATCAGAGACAAATGCATGAGCCCACTGGTTAAGACATCCCACATGCTCTTATTCAGTTTCTGCAAGACATGTATGAGAAGAGTCTGATTAATAGAGCAGTTGGAGCCTTGAAACAAGGCTTGTCCTTTTCTTGATagtgatttatttttagtttcagtgctgtggtgcagGCTGGCATTATACAGTTTTCCTTGTCTCATCCTTAAGCATTATACTCTTCAACTTGCATTTCACCCTGTGCAAAGCTTGATATTGTCTCAGATTAGTCAAATATGTCTTTCTTTACTGTATTTAGCCATTAACAAGTAAAGATCGATGTTGCTGAGTGCAGTTGTGTGGGCACATTGTTTGTTTCATCACTTTGTCACATCAAATCTAATTGTACTGTCCGGTTTACATCAAAGGTTTATTCAATTAGCCATGTTTCTTTACCAAACCCAAACTCGTCAACgagacaacagaaaaaaatgtaaacagaagAGGAAAAAGTGAATGAAACTCtcataaaagaaaataacatttgAGATTGCACATGAACctctttttgtttattatctCACCACTGGCACCACTCTTTAGTGTTCAGCAAGTTTCCAGTGAAAAGTGACTGGAAGCCCTCTGTAAAACTAGACTGGCTTCCCTCAAAGGCAAACAAAAGTGCAgggaatgaatgaaagcaggCTTTTAATGGTGCCGTGTCGTAATAGCAGCACTGTTGCCAAACAGCCAAAATGAGCCACACAGACGGACTCTCACAGAAACACACGCTTCCCAAATTGACAGACCACAGTGGGGTTTGTGTGAATGACTTCAGCACTATATTTCCCATCTGTGTGAGCTGTCTTCTTATTCCTCTTAGCAGCTGCACATGCCTCATCCTTTGTGGCAGGGGTTTGTGTGTAAAATGTGCTCTATGTGTAAGCAAAGCAACACTGTGTATATTTAAGTGcatcacagattttttttgtttgccagGCCTTGTTTGTACATGTCACTGTATTATGCCTCTTGGCATCACTTTATGCAGTATGTGACAGGGTTGGATTTGGGGTTGTTAAAAATGTATCCAACTGCCTTACCTCTGTTATTTTCCCCTCCTGTTTTTTCTCTTCCATTTTCAAGCAATGTCGTCACTTGGTATAGCTGTAATAGCTGGCTGACATTGTAGTTACAGATTTACACATCTTCATCTGCAGATTCTATTTGTAAATAGAGTGGTTCTCTAATTACGTCCTGTCTCTCCCACATGATACTTGAAGTTTTTGAACTTCAGCTAAAGAGCATGAACAAATTGCTTCTTGATGACAGCTGATGCTCTAAGTTCACTGCCCTGCTCGACTCAATTGTCTGTTGTAAAAGAAATGGTGTCAGTCTCCCATCAGCAGCCATGCTCGAAGGGAAGCAAGGTCGCGTCTACTCACCAACAGAACTCGTCCAGTCAGAGTCACCATCCCCTCTCCTAGCTCCCCAGGATGAATCAGCATATACCGGCCTAATTCTGCATAAACTGCATGGCCATCTGAGGCCCAGAACCCTATGAGGTCTAAAGAAAAAGGGATGGTTTGATGAATAAACATGTAAGCCAATGTACTGGCCCAAATGTTGGCTAGACGCTCAATCACCCGTCCCTCTGTTCTCCGCAGCCACTAGCGGGGCATCTTTGAGCTGTCACTATCGGCAGACTTCACATGGCTCTGGAGTGGCGTCGCAAAGACAAGAAAGGGGTAGGGGGCTGCCTTCAGATCTGTTGTTTCTGAGGAGGCAGAAAGGGCTGTCTGGATGCGAGAGGTTTACAgaggaagaaacagaaaagcATGAGGGGAGGagtccccccctttttttggtGATTAAAGGTTTTTTGGGGAACTGCTTAGAGGAAACTCTTGTCAGCCAAGTTCAAGGACATCCTTCTTAAGCTGCTGAAATGTCTGCATGCACATGTTGCTTCCAGACTGCACATGTGGACTGTTAGATAAACAGATGGGAGAGCACTGTGTTTTTCTGAGATTACGTTTATAGCATTAGTGCTTTATTCAgcaatgttatttttatttttattttttgttttgttttttttggcggGGGGCACATACTAATTTCAATCCTTTTTAGTGATGCTCTGTTGACCTTACAAAAGACATTCTTTATCAGAAACAAAGCTGTCATTGCAAACCTGATAGTGCTTGACTAACCTGCTTAGAAAATCTTTAGCACACTAAAAGTGGGGCCAACATGACATTTAAACCCATATTTTTGCTAATACTTTGTACGTGAAGGGGATAGTCTGCAGGTATAGGGTCACTCCAGTTTATGGGCTAATGCTAGGGGATTCAGTCATTAAATGTATTGTGAAATGCAAAAAAAGCAGTAATGAGCATGTCCGTCATAATTTGCCAAAAGGATCTCTTTAGATTGCATTTAGATTGCAGGAAAAATACAAATCTTCacatttgagaagctgaattcaGGAAATGTTTGGAACTGTTGCATGATAACAATAGCACCTATTATcgcttttgatgttttttttcattatctTTATTATCAATAATTTCCCCTCTTTATGCTACAAAAGTGGGTAAAGTGGTTATTTGTATTTGAAGTAGGTcacattttaaaattcaaaaaGTTGCTCTGGCGTGTTATACATGCCTAATTGTGGCtgtcttttttatttgtgtgtgtgcacgggCTTTTCATGTAAGATCAGAGGGAGTGACTTGGCTGTGACAGCTAGCGAGGAGACGTCCAGGGTGACATCTTCCAGAGATGACTCGCTTTCTTGTCTGCTCATTTAAAGCAGAGaatttaaaagtttgtttaGAAGACAAACCCTATCGGAGGGCACAGCACTGTTTCTGGTTGTGTAACAAGAtgtcacatttttgttttctgtgttggaTTTTGTGGTGTGAAgtctgtagaaatgtttaggcaagaaaaggaaaataaaaagtcagAGGCAGCCAgttacctgtgtgtgtttgtgtgttgcggGTGGTGTATTTTTTTCGGCTTGGCTTGCAAATGTCCATGTGTCTTGTGATGTTTTCCTCAGTCCTGTCTTATCtgattatgttttattttttcaaaatcCGTGCGGCCTGCAGGAGGAGTGCTACATTTTCATCCAGATAATGTGTGCAGCGAGGATCGGGACAAAGTAAGTATGAAACATGACCACCGCCTGTTTTCCTTGCTCTTTTTCTGGTTTAAATAGAATTTGTATTTCATTGTGCTCTCTTTCTTACTCATCCTCTCCCTTATtgttctcacttttttttttttttctttttcccccctgtAACCGACCATTTGTGGTTTCCTCTCCTCCTTCACCTCTGTGTCCAGATGGAAGACAGCCCAAGCCCAAAAAGGCAGCGTCTTTCCCAGCAGTCCATGTTAGATTTAAACTCCGCCCCACCCTCAACTCCTTCCTCTCCCATTCGCCCCTGGGAGCTGCCGCCAAGTCGCAGACCACACCCCCACTACATGCCAGAGCGATGCCACACACCCCTTCGAAACCGTCGCAGGTTTGTGTCTGACACAAATGCATACAAACAGACTTCATTAAtaaatttcatttttcagcctgcGAATGTAATGAATAATGACAGATTGGAGATCTTGCAATCTTGGTTTTGTGTGTTCACATTTTCTCTTACCAAACCTTAAGTTGTTTattgaataaaaactgaaagaatTATGACAACAGCATTATTGCGCTTCTTAGAATTTGTctgtattaatatttattatgcACAGTTTTAGTAGTTGCAGCTGGCAACTTATTTTTTGTGGGATATTAGTGTCTGTGTTCTGTGTGAATGGAATAAATTTTTAGTATTTTCCATCTTCTCATATTTTCTAGTATAATTAAATTAATCAGATGTGTTAAATCAGTAGATCTATTGaggttacaaaaacaaaatacttgAATGTATTAAGGTATCAGATACACAGCAATTTGCTCTGATGCATTGCAATCTGCACACATTTGTGAATTTTCACTTGTTATAGTGCATTTGGCTGTTTGTCTGAGTGTTAGAATTGATTTGAATATCTGAATGAAAAATTCCATTTCAGAAAGCTTAGTAACTTGAATGCTAATCTGCCTGTTGAGTGGTTTTGACTCTTATTTGGTTAGATGAATTAGGAATTAAAGTTTTAGTCAGGAATTTAGACATGTTGCCATAGGTGGCTTATCAGGTGTCTTTCATGATGCAAATGTCAACATAACTCCTTCTGCCTCTTctttagtttttccttctttcttccaCCTCAGCCCTCCAATGAGACGTCAGCGTGGCCGGAGAGACCGTCTGACCcgacaccaccaccaccacgcccacaacaacaacaaccatcaccactacaacagcaacaacaatcaccaccaccaccatcaccccAATgcccaccatcatcatcaccaccaccacctgcaCTCCCACAACGGCCCTTCACCTGGCCATCAGGATGAAAACTACCGCCATCCAGCTCCTCCACAGGGCTACCCACCCTATAACCAGCAGCCTCCCCGAGGGCCTGGGGCAGGGCCCGGGCCTGAAGAACGCCCCGGGTACCATCCTCCCAATCCCTCCCCGAGGCCTCTTCACCAGTCTCCAAACCTTTCTCCCAGGCTGCTGCACCCTGCAGCTCATCCACAGCACCCACATGCCCACCCTTCCCAGCAACAGAGCAGTGTGGTGCTGGATCTTCATGAGCAGGTGGGTTCAAAGTAGATGATGTGACCTGTTTttaggaaagaaaaataattgagTTGCTGTTAACTGAATCATTTTCTGTGCttttgtctcctttttttttaaaactctgctTAAGATTGAGAGATGGGTGCAAATAACACTCTAAGATGCAAACAAGTCAATGTGAAAATGAAAGCCTATCACTCGTGGGTGTTAAAACTTATTTATGGCTGTAGATGACGACTAATGAGTAATATAATTTTGTTTTGATCATACAGGTAAAAGGTTAATGGTTAATGCAGGATTGTCTGTTAATATATCTggcttgtttgtgtgttttattcatCTCTACATGCATGCATATGCATACATAATCTTTACATAAATCGATACATATATTTTAAAGCACATATCCAGCAGGCTTAAAGTAAGCATTTTGAACTTGTCtctagaaaagaaaacacaatgaacaatggatttaatgaaaacacaaaaaagaaaaaaaatggaataaCGAGTTTTCAACTGCAGGGAAATGCAGACCTCAGGGTTATCATCTGCTTGATTGTGCTCCACAACAAATATAAATCTGTGGCGTTAGCACTGATCCATGAAGTTTTAAAATTTGTTATTTACAACTCGGACAATGTGGATTAAGTCTGCTAACTCCAGCTATCCagcttttaattaaaatttacaGCCATAAAGTGGCAGACCTTTTTTCTGCTGATCTCCATATTTAGGGTTCAGCTCCAGTCTCATATCCTGTGACTCCACCGGGAGCGCCACCAGGCCTGCCACCTCGCTCTGCCCCACAGCAGATCCCAGCATGCTCTGTGGTCTTCAGTGGTCAACACTATCCTGTGTGCAGCGTCCCTCCTCCCGtgagtgtttttgcttttttttgcaCGTTTTTGGTGATTTtcctgattttaattttttttttaaccttgtgGTGAAATGGAGAGAATAGTGACAGTTTCTTAAGGGAGAAACTGCTAAACTGAATGTCTGAGCTGAATATCATTTCACCCGAGACTCAAGgtagaaaataataatactaatttaaaaaagtttggctacaagaaaaagaaaagataaaaaagatTATATTAAATGAGGAATACAAGAATATGTTTGTGTTAAAAGGATAAAGCCTAGAGAAAAGATGGCCTTTCTCTttagtattttgttttctttacatgcAAGTTATTTTTATGGCAATTCTGAGAATTTTGTGGCTGATGTTCTGGAAAACTGCAAATAATTACCTGAAGgaggtaataaaaaaaaataataaaaaaaaatagtacagtatttttcggaccataaggcgcgccggattataaggtgcattaggcaaaacaaaacagtcaaataagtcaaactttactcaactcattcttcttgcttcctccacttccgtaccattgattcttTAAcgctgaattctctcgcagctgctctattcctgTGTTGTAGCactatattaatgactaacctcgtattgtggatggattttctcagttgttctcctgactgaagtttgacccttttacagcatcctgccatgcgattgcatttgtccctaaccatccgGAACCCTCACGTTTAttgagtcactgctgtttactttcctgtctttatttatattggaagtgaaagcagagctgtacattttaattatttcagaaatctctcagtcagaacatggtatatcatgtttaggtggaaactagtgagctaacttcctgctaacttctaacgccattaaatttaatacattctgttttcactgatgcctggatgttaaacttcattgttacacctggtaaagcagcaacactgatcgttttattaaagatgaaagaatttagacagttttaaactctcagtgatgctgcagtgtttgtttgactcctgactacggtagccataATGTTCCAaaaatccatcaagcagtgcggcttcgtagcttaccaaagtcgtactaaaacattttttgacagatttttgagcgccgtgtatcaCGTAAAATGGGTTTGAgatcagtaagcacaaccagaattcatacataaggcgcaccggattattaggcgcactgtcgatttttgagaaaattaaaggattttaagtgcgccttatagtgcaggaaaaaagaaaaacaaaaaaacaaaaaacggtAGTAGTTTTGATCCCATGCATGGTCAGAGGGATTTCTGAATTTTTCCGTGAAGTATGAACAAAAGCATACAAAAGTATTATCAATTTATGCATACATtttatgcatgcatgcatgcatgatttgcacacaaaaaaatctatgCTCTTCAGAAGTGTTGTAGTTTGTTCAGATGTGTTTTTAAGAGACGCTTTCTCTTGGCAACCCTTCCTAACAACCCACGCTTGTTCTTTCCTTTTCTAATTGACTAACAAAcagccaaaacttctgcttttaaagAGCCGATCATAATTTGTTGATGTTCatttaatcaagtgcatttgattagcaccAACTGGCTTCTACTTCACTGCCTAATTTGGAAGTGGCAAAGGTGTACTtactttttcacaggactgtatttcattttttgttttgacatTAAAGTAGTTACAGGTCTAAATAAGCATATTATCAACATGAATTCAAATCATGTCTGTTAAATGTTACTTaatgttcttctgttttttatttatttatttatttatttatttatttatgaaatcCTTTTTATAACATACTTTAACAAGTGAaacttttgtgtgtttctgctaGGTCCTTCAGACTTGTTCTGTGCAGCACTTACCAATGCCCTACCCATTCCCATCACTGTTGTCCAGTGATCCGGCCTTCCTGCTCCCCCCACCTCATCTCACCCATACCCCCACACATCTTTCCCACCATCCACCTCATTTGCCTCAGCCTGGACAGTTTGGACCATATCCAGCACAGCAGGCCCGTTCGGTGAGTGGGAAACCGTTTGATAACTTGGTATCAAATGCAGCTTTTGTATTAGGTGGTTTAATTTAAGCTAGTAGTTAGTCACAGTCAAGATCTTTCTGGGAAGCTTTCAAAATTCCTCCTGGAATTTCAAAAACTGCAAACTTTATAAAAACGTCTCGCGAAGTTCAAGCTAAATGGATGATGCATATTTTAAACACTGAAGTTAAAGCAGTTTGTGGTATTCTTCTTGAGTTTTAGTAATAAATGAGTATATGTACTGAAACTGTGGTATTGACGACTCTTTTGTGCACATTTTGTCTTTGCACAGCTTTAATCTAagactttatttcatttgcatTGGCTACATGTTAAAGCAGCTGCCAATTAACTGATTAAAAAGCGATTTCAGAGATAattcaattgttttttttttttctgaattcagttatttcttttctttatcccTTTTTAAAACACTTGCTTTGTATTTCAAAGGTTGAAACTTTCTTTCTTAATCCCATTCCtactttttaattaaatttattaAGTGGTTAAGTTGCTCCTTATGCTGTAATGACAGGAAAAATCCTGGGCAATATGACCTATATGTTttgaattttaacattttctccTTGGTCTCCTCAGCCGTTACAGAGGATAGAGAATGATGTTGAGCTGCTTGGCGAGCATCTGTCTTTGGGTGCTGGGCTTCACTATCCTCCTGCCACCCACCCTGCACTCACCCCACACTCCACACAACTCCACTTCCTGTCCCATGACCCCTTGCCACAGGAATTCTTTGGAGTGGTGAGCATTTacaataatttataaaatatgtttatttcatCCCATGAAgtgttataaaaataaaaatgtaatgctgTGCAAATCATCTGACTTGTATTTGTTGTATCTCTCCACCTAGTCGTATCCAAACTTCATTCCTCGCCGTCTCCCAGGGCGACGGTACCGCTCCCAGCAGCTGCCACCTTCGCCTTACCACCCCAGCCTCTTGCCTTACTTCCTGTAAGTAGAACAGGGACTGAATTCACTTAgagaatcattttttaaaaattattatctTTAGACAAATATCCAGAGTGTATCAAAAAGAATAATCTGATTTCAAAAGATTATATCGTTTTTGAAGTAATGGACATAGAAGCTTgtgttaaattttaaaatacatggcTGAATATAAAGTTTTATGTTCAAAACCTCAGTGTGTCCC
This window encodes:
- the LOC116331290 gene encoding E3 ubiquitin-protein ligase RNF38-like; its protein translation is MDPPRTRSRSRSGFFHFAMNGSVGSNGGANAIGNGGLMSASGGGVNYPQQSNSSWAPHHGGRSYPENQQQHTQGSYLSAGAQRHSSHGAHRHPGAGGVLHFHPDNVCSEDRDKMEDSPSPKRQRLSQQSMLDLNSAPPSTPSSPIRPWELPPSRRPHPHYMPERCHTPLRNRRSPPMRRQRGRRDRLTRHHHHHAHNNNNHHHYNSNNNHHHHHHPNAHHHHHHHHLHSHNGPSPGHQDENYRHPAPPQGYPPYNQQPPRGPGAGPGPEERPGYHPPNPSPRPLHQSPNLSPRLLHPAAHPQHPHAHPSQQQSSVVLDLHEQGSAPVSYPVTPPGAPPGLPPRSAPQQIPACSVVFSGQHYPVCSVPPPVLQTCSVQHLPMPYPFPSLLSSDPAFLLPPPHLTHTPTHLSHHPPHLPQPGQFGPYPAQQARSPLQRIENDVELLGEHLSLGAGLHYPPATHPALTPHSTQLHFLSHDPLPQEFFGVSYPNFIPRRLPGRRYRSQQLPPSPYHPSLLPYFLSMLPVQPGPAISLELDVDDGEVENYEALLNLAERLGEAKLRGLTKGDIEQLPSYRFNPNNHQSEQTLCVVCMSDFESRQLLRVLPCSHEFHGKCVDKWLRANRTCPICRADASEVQRDSE